The nucleotide window CCCTGGTGATCCGGCAAGAGGTGGACCGGTTCCATGGCCCCGAACAACAGACATCCCGTGGGAATGCCGTCGCAGCGTCAGCTGCGTGTCGGCGAGCTGGTGCGCAAGGAAGTCTCCGACATCCTGGCGCGCGGCACGTTGGCCGATCCGGTGCTCGACGGAACGATCATTTCCGTGCCGGAAGTGCGCATGACGCCCGACCTGCGCCTTGCCAGCTGCCTGGTGATGCCGCTCGGCGGCCGCGATGCCGACCGGGTGCTCGAGGCGCTCAACCGCAGCGCCCGCACGATCCGTCGTGAACTGGCGCGCCGGATGACCATGAAGTTCCTGCCCGACCTGCGCTTCGTGCTCGACACCCGCTTCGACGACGACGACCGGATCACCGCGCTTCTGTCCCGCGACGAGGTGCGCCGCGATCTTGACGAGGACGACGACGAGAAGCTCGACGAAGCCCCTGATGTGGCCCCTGATGAGGATGGACGTTAGGGCATGGGGCGACGCAAGAAGGCGAACCGCAACCGCATCGACGGTTGGCTGGTGCTCGACAAGCCCGTCGGCATCACCTCCAACGACGCGTTGACGCGGCTGAAGAAGATCCTTCACCCCGAGAAGGTCGGCCATGCCGGCACGCTCGACCCGCTCGCCTCCGGCCTGCTGCCGGTGGCCTTCGGCGAGGCGACCAAGACCGTCTCCTTCGCGATGGACGGGCGCAAGGTCTACCGTTTCACCGTGCGCTGGGGCGAGGCGACGGAGACGGACGATACGGAAGGCGCGGTGGTCGCCACCAGCGACGCGCGTCCCGCTGCGGACGAGATCGCGGCCGTGCTGCCGGACTTCACCGGCACGATTTTCCAGGTTCCGCCGAAATACTCGGCCATCAAGGTGGACGGCGCGCGCGCCTATGACCTTGCCCGTGGTGGCGAGGAGGTCGAACTGGCCGCGCGCGAAATCGATGTCCATCGGCTCGAGCTGGTGGAGTGCCCGGACCGCGACCACGCGGTTTTCGAGGCGGAATGCGGCAAGGGCACCTATGTGCGCGCGCTCGCCCGCGACATCGCGGAGCGGCTCGGCACCTGCGGCCATGTTGCCGCCTTGCGGCGCCTTGTCGTCGGTCCTTTCGACGAGGAGGACATGATTCCGCTGGAAACTCTTGAGGAGTTGGGGCAATGTGCGCCCGGCATGGGCCTGACCGAGGCCCATGCCGACTTCATTCTGCCTGTAGAGACCGCGCTGGACGACATCCCGGCGCTGGCCGTCAGCCGGCAGGATGCCGCCCGCCTCCGAAGGGGGCAGGGCGTTTTGCTGCGCGGGCGGGATGCCCCGGCGTTTTCGGGCCTCGTGTCAGTGACCACTCAGGGAGAACTGGTGGCGATCGGCGAGATCGAGCGCGGAGAACTCTTGCCGCGGCGCGTGTTCAATCTCGCTCCGGACACGTCCGGGGCGGTTATCGTTGAAAGGACATGACCGATGTCGATTACCGCTGAACGCAAAGCGGAACTGATCAAGGAATACGCGATCAAGGAAGGGGATACGGGCTCTGCCGACGTGCAGGTCGCCATTCTCTCCGAGCGGATCGCCAACCTGACCGAACACTTCAAGAGCCACGGCAAGGACAACCACTCCCGCCGCGGTCTGCTGAAGATGGTGAGCCAGCGCCGGTCTCTTCTCGACTACCTGAAGAAGACCGAAGAAGGCCGCTATCAGGACCTGATCAAGCGCCTCGGCCTGCGCCGTTAACCGGTACGGGCAACGCGGCGTCCGCAAGGGCGCCGCGTTTGCGCATCTGCCGCCCGGACTGGCGGCGAAAGACGGTCATGGGGCAGGATAGCAGGTGGCTTGAACGCACCGGCAGCACGCCGGGCGGGCACGAGCCACCTGCTGTCTTGCCCATGGCGCGTCGCTTGAATGGCGCAGATGGCACGATGCCGCCTCCGCCTGCCCATGGGAGCACCCCGGGCCGCATATGGATGCGGGCCGGGTGACCGAAATAGGATGACACAATGTTCGATATTCATCGCGTGGAAGTGGATTGGGGCGGTCGCCCGCTGATCCTGGAGACGGGCAAGATCGCCCGCCAGGCCGACGGCGCCGTGCTCGCCACCTATGGCGAGACCAAGGTTCTGGCCACGGTGGTTTCCGCCAAGGAGCCGAAGCCCGGCCAGGACTTCTTCCCGCTGACCGTGAACTACCAGGAAAAGGCCTTCGCCGCCGGCAAGATCCCGGGTGGCTACTTCAAGCGCGAAGGCCGTCCGTCCGAGCACGAGACGCTGACCTCGCGTCTGATCGACCGGCCGATCCGCCCGCTCTTCGTCGCCGGCTTCAAGTGCGACACCCAGGTGGTCGCAACCGTCCTGTCGCATGACATGGAGAATGCACCGGACATCGTCGCCATGGTTGCGGCCTCCGCCGCCCTGACGATCTCCGGCGTGCCGTTCATGGGCCCGATCGGCGGCGCCCGCGTCGGCTATGTGAACGGCGAATACGTGCTGAACCCGCTGGTCGACGACATGCCGGAATCGGCGCTCGACCTGATCGTCGCCGGCACCGGCGAAGCGGTTCTGATGGTCGAGTCCGAGGCCAAGGAGCTGGACGAGAACATCATGCTCGGCGCCGTGATGTTCGGCTTCAAGGGCTTCCAGCCGGTGATCGAGGCGATCGTCAAGCTGGCCGAGACCGCCGCCCGCGAGCCGCGCGAGCTCAACCTGCCGGATCACTCCGTGCTTGCCGGCCGCATCAAGGAGCTGGCTGCCGGCGACCTGACGGCCGCTTATGCCATCCGCGAGAAGACCGACCGCCGCAACGCCATCGACGCGGTCAAGGCCAAGACGGTCGAGACGCTGGCCGCCGAGGCCGGTGACGCCGGCATCGACAAGGTCGTCGTCGGCGGCCTGTTCAAGGACCTGGAGGCGGAGATCGTCCGCGGCGCCATCCTCGACAAGGGCGAGCGCATCGACGGCCGCGACCTGAAGACGGTCCGTCCGATCGTC belongs to Stappia indica and includes:
- the rbfA gene encoding 30S ribosome-binding factor RbfA produces the protein MAPNNRHPVGMPSQRQLRVGELVRKEVSDILARGTLADPVLDGTIISVPEVRMTPDLRLASCLVMPLGGRDADRVLEALNRSARTIRRELARRMTMKFLPDLRFVLDTRFDDDDRITALLSRDEVRRDLDEDDDEKLDEAPDVAPDEDGR
- the truB gene encoding tRNA pseudouridine(55) synthase TruB, whose amino-acid sequence is MGRRKKANRNRIDGWLVLDKPVGITSNDALTRLKKILHPEKVGHAGTLDPLASGLLPVAFGEATKTVSFAMDGRKVYRFTVRWGEATETDDTEGAVVATSDARPAADEIAAVLPDFTGTIFQVPPKYSAIKVDGARAYDLARGGEEVELAAREIDVHRLELVECPDRDHAVFEAECGKGTYVRALARDIAERLGTCGHVAALRRLVVGPFDEEDMIPLETLEELGQCAPGMGLTEAHADFILPVETALDDIPALAVSRQDAARLRRGQGVLLRGRDAPAFSGLVSVTTQGELVAIGEIERGELLPRRVFNLAPDTSGAVIVERT
- the rpsO gene encoding 30S ribosomal protein S15; the encoded protein is MSITAERKAELIKEYAIKEGDTGSADVQVAILSERIANLTEHFKSHGKDNHSRRGLLKMVSQRRSLLDYLKKTEEGRYQDLIKRLGLRR